A stretch of the Leopardus geoffroyi isolate Oge1 chromosome B2, O.geoffroyi_Oge1_pat1.0, whole genome shotgun sequence genome encodes the following:
- the LOC123609449 gene encoding putative olfactory receptor 2B8 has product MDPKNGSSFTGFILLGFSDRPQLERVLFVVLLIFYLLTLLGNTSIIALSRLDPHLQTPMYFFLSNLSFLDLCYTTSTVPQLLVHLRGPDKSISFAGCVAQLFVSLGLGSTECILLGVMAFDRYAAVCRPLHYTVIMHPRLCALMASASWFLGFANASLHTVLTFLVPLCGRNKIEHFFCEVPPLLKLACVDTTVNESELFVSVIILLIPVALITFSYGQIVKAVFRIKSASGQRKAFGTCGSHFTVVSLFYGTGIYIYLQPSNNYSRDQGKFVSLFYTIVTPMVNPFIYTLRNKDVTGAMKKALCRGYDSR; this is encoded by the coding sequence ATGGACCCGAAAAATGGCAGTTCTTTCACGGGCTTTATCCTGCTGGGTTTCTCTGACCGGCCTCAGCTGGAGCGAGTCCTCTTTGTGGTTCTTCTGATCTTCTATCTGCTCACCCTGCTGGGAAACACAAGCATCATTGCGTTGTCCCGCCTGGACCCACACCTGCAGactcccatgtactttttcctgtCCAACCTAAGCTTTCTGGACCTGTGTTACACGACCAGCACTGTTCCTCAGCTGCTGGTTCATCTCAGGGGACCAGACAAGTCTATCTCCTTCGCTGGCTGTGTAGCTCAGCTGTTTGTCTCTCTAGGATTGGGATCCACAGAATGCATTCTGTTGGGGGTGATGGCGTTTGACCGCTACGCAGCCGTCTGCAGGCCCCTGCACTACACAGTGATCATGCACCCCCGTCTCTGTGCCCTGATGGCTTCTGCATCGTGGTTCCTTGGTTTTGCCAACGCCTCATTGCACACGGTGCTCACCTTCCTTGTACCGCTTtgtgggagaaataaaatagagcacTTCTTTTGTGAGGTTCCCCCACTGCTCAAGCTTGCCTGTGTTGACACCACTGTGAATGAGTCTGAGCTCTTTGTCAGTGTGATCATTCTCCTCATACCTGTGGCTTTAATCACGTTCTCCTATGGTCAGATTGTCAAGGCAGTGTTCAGAATAAAGTCAGCTTCAGGGCAGAGGAAAGCTTTTGGGACATGTGGGTCCCACTTCACAGTGGTCTCCCTGTTCTATGGCACAGGCATCTACATTTACCTCCAGCCTAGCAACAACTACTCCCGGGATCAGGGCAAGTTCGTTTCTCTCTTCTACACCATCGTCACCCCCATGGTCAACCCCTTTATATATACCCTGCGGAACAAGGATGTGACTGGAGCAATGAAGAAGGCGCTTTGTAGGGGCTATGACTCCAGATGA